In the Oncorhynchus keta strain PuntledgeMale-10-30-2019 chromosome 29, Oket_V2, whole genome shotgun sequence genome, one interval contains:
- the LOC118362363 gene encoding glutaminyl-peptide cyclotransferase-like isoform X1: MFMRETEAFMHLFYVVGICGTFVHNINGEKAHIPCTQEKHIKSTLGSLRAGWDVKEDMFESHTPYGPMTINNIIATLNPSAKRRLVLACHYDSKYYPLQCHGCEFLGATDSSVPCAMMLELVHALDCERKILKESNPNLSLQLLFFDDLIGGPSPRFGNQFPNTAWWLTRMQNIEHCLHHIGQLKDHLHDYCWPGMPVDPVQDDHMPFLLRGVHILYLIPTPFPSVWNTFDDNEENLDRSTIENLNTILQVFVLEYLNINP, translated from the exons ATGTTCATGAGAGAAACCGAAGCGTTTATGCATTTGTTTTATGTAGTAGGAATTTGTGGAACATTTGTCCATAATATCAATGGAGAGAAGGCACACATCCCATGTACACAAGAGAAG CACATCAAGAGCACTCTGGGTTCTCTGAGGGCAGGCTGGGATGTTAAGGAGGACATGTTTGAGTCACACACCCCTTACGGTCCCATGACTATCAACAACATCAtcgctaccctcaacccctccgcCAAGCGTCGTCTGGTGCTGGCGTGCCACTATGACTCCAAGTACTACCCTCTCCAGTGTCATGGGTGTGAGTTCCTGGGTGCCACGGACTCATCTGTGCCCTGTGCCATGATGCTGGAGCTTGTACATGCTCTGGACTGCGAGCGAAAGATTCTAAAG gAATCCAATCCCAACCTGTCTCTCCAGCTATTGTTCTTTGATG ACCTGATTGGAGGCCCTAGCCCTCGCTTTGGCAACCAGTTCCCCAACACTGCCTGGTGGCTCACCAGAATGCAGAACATTG AGCATTGTTTGCACCACATTGGCCAGCTGAAGGACCATCTACATGACTACTGCTGGCCTGGTATGCCTGTGGATCCGGTGCAGGATGACCACATGCCATTCCTCCTAAGAG GTGTGCACATCCTTTATCTCATCCCCACCCCCTTCCCCTCTGTGTGGAACACATTTGATGACAACGAGGAGAACCTGGACCGCTCCACCATCGAGAACCTCAACACGATCTTGCAGGTGTTTGTGCTGGAGTACCTCAATATAAATCCTTAA
- the LOC118362363 gene encoding glutaminyl-peptide cyclotransferase-like isoform X2, with translation MFESHTPYGPMTINNIIATLNPSAKRRLVLACHYDSKYYPLQCHGCEFLGATDSSVPCAMMLELVHALDCERKILKESNPNLSLQLLFFDDLIGGPSPRFGNQFPNTAWWLTRMQNIEHCLHHIGQLKDHLHDYCWPGMPVDPVQDDHMPFLLRGVHILYLIPTPFPSVWNTFDDNEENLDRSTIENLNTILQVFVLEYLNINP, from the exons ATGTTTGAGTCACACACCCCTTACGGTCCCATGACTATCAACAACATCAtcgctaccctcaacccctccgcCAAGCGTCGTCTGGTGCTGGCGTGCCACTATGACTCCAAGTACTACCCTCTCCAGTGTCATGGGTGTGAGTTCCTGGGTGCCACGGACTCATCTGTGCCCTGTGCCATGATGCTGGAGCTTGTACATGCTCTGGACTGCGAGCGAAAGATTCTAAAG gAATCCAATCCCAACCTGTCTCTCCAGCTATTGTTCTTTGATG ACCTGATTGGAGGCCCTAGCCCTCGCTTTGGCAACCAGTTCCCCAACACTGCCTGGTGGCTCACCAGAATGCAGAACATTG AGCATTGTTTGCACCACATTGGCCAGCTGAAGGACCATCTACATGACTACTGCTGGCCTGGTATGCCTGTGGATCCGGTGCAGGATGACCACATGCCATTCCTCCTAAGAG GTGTGCACATCCTTTATCTCATCCCCACCCCCTTCCCCTCTGTGTGGAACACATTTGATGACAACGAGGAGAACCTGGACCGCTCCACCATCGAGAACCTCAACACGATCTTGCAGGTGTTTGTGCTGGAGTACCTCAATATAAATCCTTAA
- the mocs3 gene encoding adenylyltransferase and sulfurtransferase MOCS3, whose protein sequence is MAEEVSCLKARLMEKEKEIVALKNKLALEKNSLIDLQLQEKVTTLPPLKLKAALSNEDIMRYSRQLILPEFGVQGQLNLSQTSVLVVGCGGLGCPLAQYLAAAGIGRVGLLDYDEVELSNLHRQVLHGEDSQGQAKAQSAAHAVRRLNSTVECIPYHLQLSPENALQLIQQYDIVADCSDNVPTRYLVNDACVLSGKPLVSASALRMEGQLTVYNYRGGPCYRCLYPKPPPPEMVTNCSDGGILGVVPGIMGCFQALEVLKIASGQGSSCGQQLLMFDAQDAKFRSIRLRSKQASCAVCGENPTVTHLVDYEKFCGSAATDKCRRLNLLSKDQRVTVQEYKSIVDNTAAHLLLDVRPLVEVDICHLPTSLNIPLSSLENRKSEHIRVLKERIGRVKEEMLNESQVPVYVICKLGNDSQKAVQVLEKMSGSEVDLVTVKDICGGLMAWAQKIDPSFPQY, encoded by the exons ATGGCGGAAGAGGTTTCCTGCTTGAAGGCACGGCTTatggagaaagaaaaagagataGTTGCGTTGAAGAATAAACTGGCATTAGAAAAG AACAGTTTGATAGATCTACAGCTGCAGGAGAAAGTGACAACACTTCCACCTCTGAAACTCAAGGCAGCCCTGTCCAATGAAGACATCATGCGCTACAGCAGACAGCTTATACTGCCAGAGTTTGGTGTACAAG GTCAGCTAAACCTCTCCCAGACATCAGTGCTGGTTGTGGGGTGTGGAGGACTAGGCTGTCCCCTGGCACAGTATCTAGCTGCAGCAGGAATCG GGCGTGTGGGTCTTCTGGACTATGACGAGGTGGAACTGAGTAACCTGCACAGACAGGTGCTCCATGGAGAAGACAGCCAGGGACAGGCCAAGGCCCAGTctgctgcccatgctgtcagaag GTTGAACTCCACAGTAGAATGCATTCCCTACCACCTCCAGCTGTCTCCAGAAAATGCTTTACAGCTCATCCAACA GTACGACATTGTGGCTGACTGTTCGGACAACGTTCCCACCCGGTATCTGGTGAATGATGCCTGTGTCCTCAGTGGCAAGCCCCTAGTATCTGCCAGTGCCCTGAGAATGGAGGGCCAG TTGACAGTGTATAACTACCGTGGAGGCCCCTGCTACAGGTGCCTGTACCCAAAGCCTCCACCCCCAGAGATGGTGACCAACTGCTCTGACGGAGGGATCTTAGGAGTAG TGCCAGGGATCATGGGATGCTTCCAAGCATTGGAGGTGCTGAAGATAGCCTCAGGACAGGGCT CTTCCTGTGGCCAACAGCTGTTGATGTTTGACGCCCAAGATGCCAAGTTCCGGTCCATCAGGCTGCGGTCCAAGCAGGCCAGCTGTGCTGTGTGTGGAGAGAACCCCACTGTCACACACCTTGTAGATTATGAGAAGTTCTGTGGGTCTGCTGCCACAGATAAG TGTCGAAGACTAAACCTTCTCTCCAAAGACCAGAGGGTAACAGTGCAG GAGTATAAATCTATAGTGGACAACACAGCTGCTCATCTCCTGCTGGATGTTCGCCCTCTAGTGGAGGTAGATATATGTCACCTACCCACCTCCCTCA ACATTCCTCTATCCAGTTTAGAGAACAGAAAAAGTGAACATATCCGAGTGCTGAAGGAGAGAATTggcagagtgaaagaggagatgTTGAATGAATCCCAGGTCCCAG TATATGTGATCTGTAAGCTGGGTAATGACTCCCAGAAGGCAGTTCAGGTCTTGGAGAAGATGTCAGGCTCTGAAGTGGACCTTGTCACTGTTAAAGACATCTGTGGAGGGCTGATGGCCTGGGCACAGAAGATAGACCCCTCTTTCCCACAGTATTGA